A portion of the Deinococcus peraridilitoris DSM 19664 genome contains these proteins:
- a CDS encoding heme lyase CcmF/NrfE family subunit: MNLISFELSTLGAFGQLSLLLALAFTLLGLGLAVLGGLRRDERLTEGARRGAWVVFGFSTLALFTLEVALLRDDFSVRYVAQHSMTVSPLWVKVVTLWAALEGSILLWAWLLALYTFLLSLTVRRDALRPWVLASMFVSLVFFVGVNATIASPFTPVASPPAEGGGPNPLLQNHWMMAVHPVLLYFGFVGLAVPFAYAVAALVTGRSGSAWITQTRRWTVVAWSFLSAAIVAGGWWSYEVLGWGGYWAWDAVENASLVPWLLATAFLHSIQIQERRRMLAAWNVWLIVAAYGATILGTFINRSGVVESVHAFGSGPVGPVFLGFFAVLMLGGAALAAWRTPLLRDEHAIDTPVSREGAYLAGNVLFLVFAVMVVIGTLFPALVEAVRGVRVSVGPPFFNTFAVPMGLGLLFLMGVGPLLPWRRAPGEKLLAALRLPAAAALMAATLAVVFGVHSVAVVLTVALCAYNVAGLALLSVRAARQRGSFVAVVREQPRRHGAHLAHLGLVIVALGLAFSGGYKREANVTLNLGQERQALNERLQFLGVAQQEFPERRSVYARVLVDGVEYRPRLNIYPTSRDSLPTPAVRYRLLSDTYLVMTSFDAQGGQWVALRLIESPLVSWIWAGTVVIVLGAALTLVSPAPARAARRATRSLSATD; encoded by the coding sequence TTGAACTTGATTTCCTTTGAACTCTCCACGCTCGGCGCCTTCGGGCAGCTCTCACTGTTGCTGGCGCTGGCCTTCACGCTGCTGGGTCTGGGTCTGGCCGTGCTGGGTGGCCTGCGGCGTGACGAGCGTCTGACCGAGGGCGCGCGGCGCGGTGCGTGGGTGGTCTTCGGCTTTTCCACGCTCGCACTGTTCACGCTGGAAGTGGCGCTGCTGCGTGACGACTTCAGCGTGCGTTACGTCGCGCAGCACTCCATGACGGTCTCACCGCTGTGGGTAAAGGTCGTGACGTTGTGGGCGGCGCTGGAAGGCTCGATTCTGCTGTGGGCGTGGCTGCTGGCACTGTACACTTTCCTGCTGTCGCTCACCGTGCGGCGTGACGCGCTACGGCCCTGGGTGCTGGCCAGCATGTTCGTGTCACTGGTGTTCTTTGTGGGCGTCAACGCCACCATCGCCAGCCCTTTCACTCCGGTTGCCAGCCCACCCGCCGAAGGCGGAGGCCCTAATCCGCTGCTGCAGAACCACTGGATGATGGCCGTTCACCCGGTGCTGCTGTACTTCGGCTTCGTGGGGCTCGCGGTGCCGTTCGCGTACGCCGTGGCGGCCCTGGTTACCGGGCGCAGCGGAAGCGCGTGGATCACCCAGACCCGCCGCTGGACGGTGGTGGCGTGGTCCTTTCTGTCGGCGGCCATCGTGGCGGGCGGCTGGTGGAGTTACGAGGTGCTCGGCTGGGGCGGGTACTGGGCCTGGGACGCGGTGGAAAACGCCAGCCTGGTCCCATGGCTGCTCGCAACGGCCTTTTTGCACTCGATTCAGATTCAGGAACGCCGCCGCATGCTGGCCGCCTGGAACGTCTGGCTGATCGTCGCCGCGTACGGTGCGACCATTCTGGGCACCTTCATCAACCGCTCCGGGGTGGTCGAGAGCGTGCACGCCTTTGGCAGCGGGCCGGTCGGGCCGGTATTTCTGGGCTTTTTCGCCGTGCTGATGCTCGGGGGTGCCGCGCTGGCTGCCTGGCGGACGCCCCTGCTGCGCGACGAGCACGCCATTGACACACCCGTTTCGCGCGAGGGTGCTTACCTCGCCGGCAACGTCCTTTTTCTGGTCTTCGCGGTCATGGTCGTGATCGGCACGCTCTTTCCGGCGCTGGTCGAGGCGGTGCGGGGCGTGCGGGTCAGCGTAGGGCCACCCTTTTTCAATACCTTCGCGGTGCCGATGGGGCTGGGGCTGCTGTTCCTGATGGGGGTCGGTCCCTTGCTGCCCTGGCGACGTGCGCCAGGTGAGAAGCTGCTCGCCGCGTTGCGCCTGCCCGCAGCGGCGGCGCTGATGGCGGCCACGCTGGCCGTGGTCTTCGGGGTGCACTCGGTGGCCGTCGTGCTGACCGTGGCATTGTGCGCCTACAACGTCGCGGGCCTGGCGCTCCTCAGCGTGCGCGCCGCACGTCAGCGCGGCAGCTTTGTGGCCGTGGTGCGTGAACAACCCCGTCGGCACGGCGCTCACCTGGCCCACCTGGGGCTGGTGATCGTCGCGCTCGGCCTGGCCTTCAGTGGCGGCTACAAGCGTGAAGCCAACGTCACGCTCAACCTGGGTCAAGAAAGGCAGGCCCTGAACGAACGCCTGCAGTTTCTGGGAGTCGCGCAGCAGGAATTTCCCGAACGCCGCAGCGTCTACGCCCGCGTGCTGGTCGACGGGGTGGAGTACCGTCCGCGCCTCAACATCTACCCGACCTCGCGCGATTCGCTGCCTACTCCGGCCGTACGTTACCGGCTGCTGAGCGACACCTACCTCGTCATGACCTCGTTCGACGCGCAAGGCGGCCAGTGGGTCGCGCTGCGCCTGATCGAGTCTCCCCTGGTGTCGTGGATCTGGGCCGGCACCGTCGTGATCGTGCTGGGCGCCGCCCTGACGCTCGTCTCGC